One genomic segment of Pseudomonas fortuita includes these proteins:
- the ppk1 gene encoding polyphosphate kinase 1: MNNEVLTPVAMKDAQELPEEMVQTPPDLPPAAEPEPEPVEEQVAEPVAAVAAPVPAPAIAVPGLDDSSLYIHRELSQLQFNIRVLEQALDESYPLLERLKFLLIFSSNLDEFFEIRVAGLKKQINFAREQAGADGLQPHQALARISELVHFEVERQYAILNDVLLPELEKHHIRFIRRRYWTPKLKTWVRRYFRDEIAPIITPIGLDPTHPFPLLVNKSLNFIVELEGVDAFGRDSGLAIIPAPRLLPRVIRVPEEVGGPGANYVFLSSMIHAHADDLFQGMKVKGCYQFRLTRNADLALDSEEVDDLARALRGELFSRRYGDAVRLEVADTCPKHLSDYLLKQFSLSESELYQVNGPVNLTRLFSITGLDSHPELQYTPFTPAIPKLLVNADNIFSVISKQDILLMHPFESFTPVVDLLRQAAKDPHVLAVRQTLYRSGANSEIVDALVDAARNGKEVTAVIELRARFDEESNLQMASRLQAAGAVVIYGVVGFKTHAKMMLILRREQGEIVRYAHLGTGNYHAGNARLYTDYSLLTSDDALTEDVGKLFSQLIGMGKTLRMKKLLHAPFTLKKGMLDMIARETQFALEGKPAHIIAKFNSLTDAKVIKALYKASQSGVKIDLVVRGMCCLRPGIPGVSHNIQVRSIIGRFLEHTRVFYFLNGGEEQIYLSSADWMERNLDKRVETCFPVEGKKLLLRVKKELESYLTDNTHAWTLQPDGRYVRSTPTGNQNPRSAQATLLERLSNPVLNVR; encoded by the coding sequence ATGAATAATGAAGTGCTCACCCCTGTCGCGATGAAGGATGCCCAGGAGCTCCCAGAAGAGATGGTGCAGACCCCGCCAGACCTGCCGCCGGCGGCCGAGCCCGAGCCCGAGCCCGTAGAGGAGCAGGTGGCCGAGCCTGTGGCTGCGGTAGCCGCGCCCGTGCCGGCCCCGGCAATTGCCGTCCCCGGTCTGGACGACAGCAGCCTGTACATTCATCGTGAACTCTCGCAGCTGCAGTTCAACATCCGGGTGCTGGAACAAGCCCTGGACGAGAGCTACCCACTGCTCGAACGCCTCAAGTTCCTGTTGATTTTCTCCAGCAACCTCGACGAGTTCTTCGAGATCCGCGTCGCCGGCCTGAAGAAGCAGATCAATTTCGCCCGTGAACAGGCCGGTGCCGACGGCCTGCAGCCGCACCAGGCGTTGGCGCGCATCAGCGAGCTGGTGCACTTCGAGGTAGAGCGCCAGTACGCGATCCTCAACGACGTGCTGCTGCCGGAGCTGGAAAAGCACCACATCCGCTTTATTCGCCGCCGTTACTGGACGCCTAAACTCAAGACCTGGGTGCGCCGCTATTTCCGCGACGAAATCGCCCCGATCATCACCCCGATCGGCCTGGACCCGACCCACCCGTTCCCGCTGCTGGTGAACAAGAGCCTCAACTTCATCGTCGAGCTGGAGGGGGTCGATGCCTTCGGCCGCGACTCGGGCTTGGCGATCATCCCGGCTCCACGCCTGCTGCCGCGGGTCATTCGGGTGCCTGAAGAAGTGGGCGGCCCGGGTGCCAACTACGTGTTCCTGTCGTCAATGATTCACGCGCACGCCGACGACCTGTTCCAGGGCATGAAGGTCAAGGGCTGCTACCAGTTCCGCCTGACCCGTAACGCTGACCTGGCGCTGGACTCCGAAGAAGTCGACGACCTGGCCCGCGCCCTGCGCGGCGAGCTGTTCTCGCGCCGTTACGGCGATGCCGTACGCCTGGAGGTAGCCGACACCTGCCCGAAACACCTGTCGGACTACCTGCTCAAACAGTTCAGCCTCAGCGAAAGCGAGCTGTACCAGGTCAATGGCCCGGTCAACCTTACCCGCCTGTTCAGCATTACCGGCCTGGACAGCCACCCGGAGCTTCAGTACACGCCGTTCACCCCGGCGATCCCCAAGCTGCTGGTGAACGCCGACAACATTTTCAGCGTGATCAGCAAGCAGGACATCCTGCTGATGCACCCGTTCGAGTCCTTCACCCCGGTGGTCGACCTGCTGCGCCAGGCCGCCAAGGACCCGCATGTGCTTGCCGTGCGCCAGACGTTGTACCGTTCCGGGGCCAACTCGGAAATTGTCGATGCCCTGGTGGACGCGGCGCGTAACGGCAAGGAGGTCACTGCGGTGATCGAATTGCGCGCGCGCTTCGACGAAGAGTCCAACCTGCAGATGGCCAGCCGCCTGCAAGCGGCCGGTGCGGTGGTGATCTACGGCGTGGTCGGCTTCAAGACCCACGCCAAGATGATGTTGATCCTGCGCCGCGAGCAGGGCGAAATCGTGCGTTATGCCCACCTGGGCACTGGCAACTACCACGCCGGCAACGCCCGCCTGTACACCGACTACAGCCTGCTGACCTCTGACGACGCTCTTACCGAGGACGTGGGCAAGCTGTTCAGCCAGCTGATCGGGATGGGCAAGACGCTGCGCATGAAAAAGCTGCTGCACGCGCCGTTCACCCTGAAGAAGGGCATGCTCGACATGATCGCGCGGGAAACCCAGTTCGCCCTCGAAGGCAAGCCGGCGCACATCATTGCCAAGTTCAACTCGCTGACCGACGCCAAGGTCATCAAGGCGCTGTACAAGGCCAGCCAATCGGGTGTGAAAATCGACCTGGTGGTGCGTGGCATGTGCTGCCTGCGCCCAGGTATTCCGGGGGTTTCACACAATATCCAGGTGCGCTCGATCATTGGCCGCTTCCTTGAGCACACGCGGGTGTTCTACTTCCTCAACGGCGGCGAGGAGCAGATTTATCTGTCCAGTGCCGACTGGATGGAGCGCAACCTCGACAAGCGCGTCGAGACCTGCTTCCCGGTGGAAGGCAAGAAGTTGTTGCTGCGGGTGAAGAAGGAGCTGGAAAGCTACCTGACCGACAACACCCACGCCTGGACCTTGCAGCCAGACGGGCGCTACGTGCGCAGCACCCCTACCGGCAACCAGAACCCGCGCAGTGCCCAGGCGACCCTGCTGGAGCGCCTGAGCAACCCGGTCCTCAACGTACGCTGA
- the rho gene encoding transcription termination factor Rho: MNLTELKQKPITDLLEMAEQMGIENMARSRKQDVIFALLKKHAKSGEEISGDGVLEILQDGFGFLRSADASYLAGPDDIYVSPSQIRRFNLRTGDTIVGKIRPPKEGERYFALLKVDTINFDRPENAKNKILFENLTPLFPNKRLKMEAGNGSTEDLTGRVIDLCAPIGKGQRGLIVAPPKAGKTIMLQNIAANITRNNPECHLIVLLIDERPEEVTEMQRTVRGEVVASTFDEPPTRHVQVAEMVIEKAKRLVEHKKDVVILLDSITRLARAYNTVIPSSGKVLTGGVDAHALEKPKRFFGAARNIEEGGSLTIIATALVETGSKMDEVIYEEFKGTGNMELPLDRRIAEKRVFPAININRSGTRREELLTADDELQRMWILRKLLHPMDEIAAIEFLVDKLKQTKTNDEFFLSMKRK, translated from the coding sequence ATGAACCTGACTGAACTCAAGCAAAAGCCGATTACCGATCTTTTGGAAATGGCCGAACAGATGGGCATCGAGAACATGGCCCGTTCGCGCAAACAGGACGTGATTTTCGCCCTGCTGAAGAAGCATGCGAAGAGCGGCGAAGAGATTTCGGGTGACGGCGTGCTGGAGATTCTCCAGGATGGTTTCGGTTTCCTGCGCTCGGCTGATGCGTCCTACCTGGCCGGCCCGGACGATATCTACGTCTCGCCCAGCCAGATCCGCCGTTTCAACCTGCGTACCGGCGACACCATCGTCGGCAAGATCCGCCCGCCAAAGGAAGGGGAGCGTTACTTCGCTCTGCTGAAGGTTGATACCATCAACTTCGACCGTCCGGAAAACGCGAAGAACAAGATCCTGTTCGAAAACCTGACGCCGCTGTTCCCGAACAAGCGCCTGAAGATGGAAGCTGGTAACGGCTCCACCGAGGACTTGACCGGTCGCGTCATCGACCTGTGCGCCCCGATCGGCAAAGGCCAGCGTGGCCTGATCGTCGCCCCGCCAAAAGCGGGCAAGACCATCATGCTGCAGAACATCGCGGCCAACATCACCCGTAACAACCCCGAGTGCCATCTGATCGTCCTGCTGATCGACGAGCGCCCGGAAGAAGTAACCGAAATGCAGCGCACCGTGCGCGGCGAAGTGGTTGCCTCCACCTTCGACGAGCCGCCAACCCGCCACGTGCAGGTTGCCGAAATGGTGATCGAGAAGGCCAAGCGCCTGGTCGAGCACAAGAAGGACGTGGTCATCCTGCTGGACTCCATCACCCGCCTGGCGCGTGCCTACAACACCGTGATCCCGAGCTCCGGCAAGGTGCTGACCGGTGGTGTTGACGCCCATGCCCTGGAGAAGCCAAAGCGCTTCTTCGGCGCCGCGCGTAACATCGAAGAGGGCGGTTCGCTGACCATCATCGCCACCGCGCTGGTCGAAACCGGCTCGAAGATGGACGAAGTGATCTACGAAGAGTTCAAGGGCACCGGCAACATGGAGCTGCCACTGGACCGCCGCATCGCTGAGAAGCGCGTGTTCCCGGCCATCAACATCAACCGTTCCGGTACCCGCCGCGAAGAGCTGCTGACCGCCGACGACGAACTGCAGCGCATGTGGATCTTGCGCAAGCTGCTGCACCCGATGGACGAAATCGCCGCCATCGAGTTCCTGGTCGACAAGCTCAAGCAGACCAAGACCAACGACGAGTTCTTCTTGTCGATGAAGCGCAAGTAA
- the trxA gene encoding thioredoxin TrxA: MSSDLIKHVTDATFEAEVLKAQGPVLVDYWAEWCGPCKMIAPVLDDIATTYDGKLTVAKLNIDENQETPAKHGVRGIPTLMLFKNGNVEATKVGALSKSQLAAFLDAHL; encoded by the coding sequence ATGAGCAGCGATCTGATCAAACATGTCACCGACGCCACCTTCGAGGCCGAAGTCCTGAAAGCCCAAGGCCCGGTGCTGGTCGACTACTGGGCTGAATGGTGCGGCCCATGCAAGATGATCGCGCCAGTCCTGGACGACATCGCTACCACCTACGATGGCAAGCTGACCGTCGCCAAGCTGAACATCGACGAAAACCAGGAAACCCCGGCCAAGCACGGCGTGCGTGGTATCCCGACGCTGATGCTGTTCAAGAACGGCAACGTCGAAGCCACCAAGGTGGGCGCTCTGTCCAAGTCGCAGCTGGCCGCGTTCCTCGACGCTCACCTGTGA
- a CDS encoding DedA family protein — MLQQFLQDFGYFALFLGTFFEGETILVLAGFLAFRGYMDIKLVCLVAFLGSYAGDQLWYFMGRRHGRRILARKPRWEAMGARALDHIRRHPDIWVLSFRFVYGLRTVMPVAIGLSGYPPRRYLLLNGIGAAVWAIALGAAAYHFGAILEGLLGNVKRYELWVLGGLLGLGALLWLRRRFRALRAERKAADQAQAPEAEKAVDHEQPPEQRRDHR; from the coding sequence ATGCTTCAACAATTCCTGCAGGATTTCGGCTATTTTGCCCTTTTTCTAGGCACCTTCTTCGAAGGCGAGACCATCTTGGTGCTTGCGGGTTTCCTTGCATTCCGTGGGTACATGGACATCAAGCTGGTGTGCCTGGTGGCGTTCCTGGGCAGCTATGCCGGCGATCAGCTGTGGTACTTCATGGGCCGTCGCCATGGGCGCAGGATCCTGGCACGCAAACCGCGCTGGGAAGCCATGGGTGCCCGGGCGCTGGACCACATCCGCCGTCACCCCGACATCTGGGTGCTGAGCTTCCGCTTCGTTTATGGCCTGCGCACGGTCATGCCGGTGGCCATTGGCCTGTCGGGCTACCCGCCGCGCCGCTACCTGCTGCTCAATGGTATTGGCGCGGCCGTCTGGGCAATTGCCTTGGGCGCGGCCGCGTACCACTTCGGTGCCATCCTCGAAGGCCTGCTGGGCAACGTGAAGCGTTACGAGCTATGGGTGCTCGGTGGCCTGCTGGGTCTGGGTGCCTTGTTGTGGTTGCGCCGGCGCTTCCGCGCTTTGCGCGCGGAGCGCAAGGCGGCAGACCAGGCCCAGGCCCCAGAGGCTGAAAAGGCTGTAGACCACGAGCAACCACCAGAGCAGCGGCGCGACCACCGCTAG
- the ppx gene encoding exopolyphosphatase has product MPHTIAKNLSLIAAIDLGSNSFHMVVAKAHHTEIRILERLGEKVQLAAGIDEERKLSEEAMERGLDCLKRFSQLINGMPAGSVRIVGTNALREARNRNEFIQRAEAILGHPVEVISGREEARLIYLGVSHTLADTPGKRLVADIGGGSTEFIIGQRFEPLLRESLQMGCVSFTQRYFRDGKITPARYAQAYTAARLELMSIEHALHRLTWDEAIGSSGTIRAIGAAIKAGGLGNGEVNAEGLAWVKRKLFKLGEVDKIDFDGIKPDRRTIFPAGMAILEAIFDALELQRMDHCDGALREGVLFDLLGRHHHEDVRERTLNSLMERYHVDQGQAARVERKALHAFDQVADAWELKDGNWRDLLGWAAKVHEVGLDIAHYHYHKHGAYLIEHSDLSGFSREDQQMMALLVRGHRRNIPKDKFAELGEEGIKLLRLCVLLRFAILFHHIRGNQQMPKVVLNGGDNSLDVAFPEGWLEQNQLTQADFANEAEWLARVGFVLSVR; this is encoded by the coding sequence ATGCCGCATACCATCGCGAAGAACCTGTCCCTGATCGCCGCCATCGACCTTGGCTCCAACAGTTTTCACATGGTCGTGGCCAAGGCCCACCATACAGAAATCCGCATTCTCGAGCGGCTCGGCGAGAAGGTTCAGCTTGCCGCCGGCATCGACGAAGAGCGCAAGCTCAGTGAAGAGGCAATGGAACGAGGCCTGGATTGCCTCAAGCGCTTTTCCCAGCTGATCAACGGCATGCCGGCAGGCTCCGTGCGTATCGTCGGTACCAACGCCTTGCGCGAAGCGCGCAACCGTAACGAGTTCATCCAGCGCGCCGAAGCCATCCTCGGCCACCCGGTGGAGGTCATCTCCGGCCGTGAAGAGGCGCGCCTCATTTACCTGGGCGTGTCGCACACCCTGGCCGACACACCCGGCAAGCGCCTGGTGGCGGACATCGGCGGCGGCAGTACCGAGTTCATCATCGGCCAGCGCTTCGAGCCGCTGCTGCGCGAAAGCCTGCAAATGGGCTGCGTCAGCTTCACCCAGCGCTACTTCCGTGACGGCAAGATTACCCCGGCCCGCTACGCCCAGGCCTACACCGCCGCGCGCCTGGAACTGATGAGCATCGAGCATGCCCTGCATCGCCTGACCTGGGACGAGGCCATTGGCTCGTCCGGCACCATCCGCGCCATCGGCGCCGCCATCAAGGCCGGCGGCTTGGGCAATGGCGAGGTCAACGCCGAGGGCCTGGCCTGGGTCAAGCGCAAGCTGTTCAAGCTGGGCGAAGTCGACAAGATCGACTTCGACGGCATCAAGCCGGACCGGCGCACCATCTTCCCGGCGGGCATGGCCATTCTCGAAGCGATCTTCGACGCGCTGGAACTGCAGCGCATGGACCACTGTGACGGCGCCCTGCGTGAAGGCGTGCTGTTCGACCTGCTTGGCCGCCACCACCACGAAGACGTACGTGAGCGCACCCTCAATTCGCTGATGGAGCGTTACCACGTGGACCAGGGCCAGGCTGCACGCGTGGAACGCAAGGCACTGCATGCCTTCGACCAAGTGGCCGACGCCTGGGAGCTGAAAGATGGAAACTGGCGCGATCTGCTGGGTTGGGCGGCGAAAGTGCACGAAGTCGGCCTCGATATCGCCCATTACCACTACCACAAGCACGGCGCCTACCTGATCGAGCACTCCGACCTGTCGGGCTTCTCTCGCGAAGACCAGCAGATGATGGCCCTGCTGGTGCGCGGCCATCGCCGCAACATCCCCAAGGACAAGTTCGCCGAGCTGGGTGAAGAGGGTATCAAGCTGCTGCGCCTGTGCGTGCTGCTGCGCTTCGCCATTCTGTTCCACCATATCCGGGGCAACCAGCAGATGCCGAAGGTGGTACTGAACGGTGGGGACAACAGCCTGGATGTCGCCTTCCCTGAGGGCTGGCTGGAGCAGAACCAGCTGACCCAGGCCGACTTCGCCAACGAGGCGGAGTGGCTGGCCCGGGTCGGCTTCGTCCTCAGCGTACGTTGA
- a CDS encoding addiction module antidote protein yields the protein MTGTRSHEESVLEMLRKDESFAIDYLAVALEEIDEPVGAAGFLTAVRRVAEARGGMGNLSQATGLARPNLYRALAADGDPRLSTVLKVLQALGIGLSKVVSHNR from the coding sequence ATGACCGGCACACGCTCGCATGAAGAAAGTGTTCTCGAAATGCTCCGCAAGGATGAGTCTTTCGCCATCGATTATCTTGCCGTTGCGCTTGAAGAAATAGATGAGCCTGTTGGCGCCGCAGGTTTTCTGACGGCGGTTCGACGCGTAGCGGAAGCGCGTGGTGGGATGGGTAATCTGTCCCAGGCCACGGGGCTTGCGCGTCCAAACCTCTATCGAGCCTTGGCTGCTGATGGGGACCCAAGATTATCGACTGTATTGAAGGTGCTGCAGGCCCTTGGAATCGGGTTGTCAAAGGTTGTATCGCATAATCGGTGA
- a CDS encoding YaiI/YqxD family protein — MRVWIDADACPKAAKDLIVKFALKRKFEVVMVAGQAVAKPAFAIVRLIVVPSGMDAADDYLVEHAVPGELVICSDVPLADRLVKKGVAVLDPRGREFDERNMGDRLAARNLFTELREQGQAGGGQGTYGEREKQAFANALDRIIARLSKA, encoded by the coding sequence ATGCGTGTATGGATCGATGCCGACGCCTGCCCCAAGGCGGCCAAGGATCTGATCGTCAAGTTCGCCCTCAAGCGCAAGTTCGAGGTGGTGATGGTGGCGGGCCAGGCCGTGGCCAAGCCGGCGTTTGCGATCGTGCGCCTGATCGTGGTGCCCAGCGGCATGGACGCAGCCGACGACTACCTGGTCGAACACGCCGTGCCCGGCGAGCTGGTGATCTGCAGTGATGTGCCCCTGGCTGACCGCCTGGTGAAAAAGGGCGTGGCGGTGCTGGACCCGCGCGGTCGCGAATTCGACGAGCGCAACATGGGCGACCGCCTGGCGGCGCGCAACCTGTTCACCGAGCTGCGCGAGCAGGGCCAGGCGGGAGGAGGGCAGGGGACTTATGGCGAGCGTGAAAAGCAGGCGTTTGCCAATGCGCTGGACCGGATCATTGCCCGGCTGAGTAAAGCCTGA
- the ubiD gene encoding 4-hydroxy-3-polyprenylbenzoate decarboxylase, whose protein sequence is MQYRDLRDFIRGLEQRGELKRIQVPISPVLEMTEVCDRTLRAKGPALLFEKPTGFDIPVLGNLFGTPERVAMGMGAESVDELREIGKLLAFLKEPEPPKGLKDAWSKLPIFKKVVSMAPKVVKDAVCQEVVVEGDDVDLGALPIQHCWPGDVAPLITWGLTVTRGPNKDRQNLGIYRQQVIGRNKVIMRWLSHRGGALDYREWCEKNPGQPFPVAVALGADPATILGAVTPVPDTLSEYAFAGLLRGNRTELVKCRGSNLQVPATAEIILEGVIHPGEMAPEGPYGDHTGYYNEVDSFPVFTVERITHRQKPIYHSTYTGRPPDEPAILGVALNEVFVPILQKQFPEITDFYLPPEGCSYRMAVVTMKKQYPGHAKRVMLGVWSFLRQFMYTKFVIVTDDDINARDWNDVIWAITTRMDPKRDTVMIDNTPIDYLDFASPVSGLGSKMGLDATHKWPGETTREWGRVIVKDEAVTRRIDELWDQLGID, encoded by the coding sequence ATGCAGTATCGCGACTTGCGCGACTTCATCCGTGGCCTGGAACAGCGCGGCGAGCTCAAGCGCATCCAGGTTCCGATCTCCCCCGTCCTGGAAATGACCGAGGTCTGCGACCGCACCCTGCGTGCGAAGGGCCCGGCATTGCTGTTCGAAAAGCCCACCGGCTTCGACATCCCGGTGCTGGGCAACCTGTTCGGCACCCCTGAGCGCGTGGCCATGGGCATGGGCGCCGAGTCGGTCGATGAACTGCGCGAAATCGGCAAGCTGCTGGCCTTCCTCAAGGAGCCCGAGCCCCCCAAGGGCCTGAAGGACGCCTGGTCGAAGCTGCCGATCTTCAAGAAAGTCGTGTCGATGGCGCCGAAAGTGGTCAAGGACGCGGTGTGCCAGGAAGTGGTGGTCGAGGGTGACGATGTCGACCTCGGCGCACTGCCGATCCAGCACTGCTGGCCAGGCGACGTGGCGCCGCTGATCACCTGGGGCCTTACCGTTACCCGTGGCCCGAACAAGGACCGCCAGAACCTGGGCATCTACCGCCAGCAGGTCATCGGCCGCAACAAGGTCATCATGCGCTGGCTCAGCCACCGTGGTGGTGCCCTCGATTACCGTGAGTGGTGCGAGAAAAACCCCGGCCAGCCGTTCCCGGTTGCCGTGGCCCTGGGGGCTGACCCGGCGACCATCCTGGGTGCCGTGACCCCGGTGCCGGACACCCTCTCCGAGTATGCCTTCGCCGGCCTGCTGCGCGGCAACCGCACCGAGCTGGTCAAGTGCCGTGGCAGCAACCTGCAAGTACCGGCCACCGCCGAGATCATCCTGGAAGGGGTGATCCACCCGGGCGAAATGGCACCGGAAGGCCCGTACGGCGACCACACGGGCTACTACAACGAGGTGGACAGCTTCCCGGTGTTCACCGTCGAGCGCATCACCCACCGGCAGAAGCCGATCTACCACAGCACCTATACCGGCCGCCCGCCTGATGAGCCTGCCATTCTCGGTGTGGCGCTGAACGAAGTGTTCGTGCCGATCTTGCAGAAGCAGTTCCCGGAAATCACCGACTTCTACCTGCCGCCTGAAGGCTGCTCGTACCGCATGGCGGTGGTGACCATGAAGAAGCAGTACCCAGGTCACGCAAAGCGCGTGATGCTGGGTGTATGGTCGTTCCTGCGACAGTTCATGTACACCAAGTTCGTTATTGTCACCGATGACGATATCAACGCCCGTGACTGGAACGATGTGATCTGGGCCATCACCACGCGCATGGACCCCAAGCGTGATACGGTGATGATCGACAACACGCCGATCGACTACCTGGACTTCGCGTCGCCGGTATCG
- the elbB gene encoding isoprenoid biosynthesis glyoxalase ElbB, whose product MTKKVAVILSGCGVYDGAEIHESVITLLRLDQRGAQVQCFAPNIAQMHVINHLTGEEMPESRNVLVESARIARGEVKDIREAKAEDFDALIVPGGFGAAKNLSNFAVEGANCSVNPDVLALAEAFADACKPVGLICISPALAAKIYGPGVVCTIGSDADTAAAVEKMGGTHEACDVHDIVEDTQRKLVTTPAYMEAKSISEAAGGIYKLVDRVLELTHEGDQ is encoded by the coding sequence ATGACAAAAAAAGTAGCGGTGATTCTTTCCGGCTGTGGCGTGTATGACGGCGCCGAAATCCACGAAAGCGTGATCACCCTGCTGCGCCTCGACCAGCGCGGTGCGCAGGTGCAGTGCTTCGCGCCGAACATCGCGCAGATGCATGTCATCAACCACCTGACCGGCGAGGAAATGCCCGAGTCGCGCAATGTGCTGGTGGAGTCGGCGCGCATTGCCCGGGGTGAGGTCAAGGACATCCGCGAAGCCAAGGCCGAAGACTTCGATGCGCTGATCGTGCCGGGCGGTTTCGGGGCGGCTAAAAACCTGTCCAACTTCGCCGTGGAAGGCGCCAACTGCAGCGTCAACCCGGACGTGCTGGCCCTGGCCGAAGCCTTTGCCGACGCCTGCAAGCCAGTTGGCCTGATCTGCATTTCGCCAGCACTTGCGGCGAAGATCTACGGGCCGGGCGTGGTCTGCACCATCGGCAGCGACGCAGACACTGCGGCGGCTGTCGAGAAGATGGGCGGCACCCATGAGGCGTGCGATGTACACGACATTGTCGAAGACACCCAGCGCAAGCTGGTGACGACTCCGGCTTACATGGAGGCCAAGTCGATCAGCGAGGCAGCTGGCGGGATCTACAAGTTGGTGGACCGGGTGCTGGAGCTGACGCACGAGGGTGACCAGTAA